Proteins encoded together in one Eublepharis macularius isolate TG4126 chromosome 2, MPM_Emac_v1.0, whole genome shotgun sequence window:
- the PRPF19 gene encoding pre-mRNA-processing factor 19, translating into MSLICSISNEVPEHPCVSPVSNHVYERRLIEKYIAENGTDPVNNQPLSEEQLIDIKVAHPIRPKPPSATSIPAILKALQDEWDAVMLHSFTLRQQLQTTRQELSHALYQHDAACRVIARLTKEVTAAREALATLKPQAGLIVPQAAPSAQPNAVGAGEPMDLGELAGMTPEIIQKLQDKATVLTTERKKRGKTVPEELVKPEELSKYRQVASHVGLHSASIPGILALDLCPSDTNKILTGGADKNVVVFDKSSEQILATLKGHTKKVTSVVFHPSQELVFSASPDATIRIWSVPGASCVQVVRAHESAVTGLSLHATGDYLLSSSDDQYWAFSDIQTGRVLTKVTDETSGCALTCAQFHPDGLIFGTGTMDSQIKIWDLKERTNVANFPGHSGPITSIAFSENGYYLATAADDSSVKLWDLRKLKNFKTLQLDNNFEVKSLIFDQSGTYLALGGTDVQVYICKQWTEVLHFTEHSGLTTGVAFGHHAKFIASTGMDRSLKFYSL; encoded by the exons ATGTCCCTCATCTGTTCCA TTTCTAATGAGGTGCCTGAGCATCCCTGTGTCTCTCCAGTTTCAAACCATGTCTATGAGCGAAGACTGATTGAAAAGTATATTGCAGAGAATGGAACAGACCCGGTGAACAACCAGCCATTGTCTGAAGAGCAGCTCATAGACATTAAAG TTGCCCATCCAATTCGGCCAAAGCCACCCTCTGCTACTAGCATCCCTGCGATTCTAAAGGCACTTCAAGATGAATGG GATGCTGTCATGCTACATAGTTTCACCCTCCGCCAGCAGCTGCAGACCACACGCCAGGAACTCTCTCATGCTCTGTACCAGCATGATGCTGCCTGCCGTGTTATTGCTCGTCTCACCAAAGAGGTCACTGCTGCAAGAGAAG CCCTGGCAACTTTGAAACCTCAGGCTGGTCTCATTGTCCCCCAGGCTGCACCTTCTGCACAGCCCAATGCTGTG GGTGCTGGAGAGCCAATGGACTTAGGAGAACTGGCAGGAATGACCCCAGAGATTATCCAGAAA CTTCAAGACAAAGCCACAGTGCTGACCACGGAGCGTAAAAAG AGAGGGAAGACTGTGCCGGAGGAACTGGTGAAGCCCGAAGAACTAAGCAAGTACCGGCAAGTGGCTTCACATGTG GGACTGCACAGTGCCAGCATCCCAGGCATCCTGGCTCTTGACTTGTGTCCTTCCGACACCAACAAGATCCTCACAG GTGGAGCAGATAAAAATGTTGTTGTGTTTGACAAGAGCTCAGAGCAGATCCTGGCAACTCTCAAAGGTCATACCAAGAAGGTCACTAGTGTAGTGTTCCACCCATCCCAG gaACTTGTGTTCTCGGCTTCTCCAGATGCCACTATCCGGATCTGGTCAGTCCCTGGTGCTTCATGTGTACAGGTTGTGCGTGCCCACGAGAGTGCTGTGACAGGGCTGAGTCTCCATGCCACAGGTGACTATCTGCTGAGCTCCTCAGATGACCAG TATTGGGCCTTCTCTGACATCCAGACTGGCCGTGTCCTCACCAAAGTCACAGATGAAACCTCTGGCTGCG cTCTCACCTGTGCTCAGTTCCATCCTGATGGACTTATTTTTGGGACAGGAACTATGGACTCTCAGATTAAGATTTGGGACTTAAAG GAACGGACGAATGTGGCAAACTTCCCAGGGCACTCGGGCCCTATTACCAGCATTGCCTTCTCTGAAAATGGTTACTACCTGGCCACTGCTGCAGATGACTCTTCTGTCAAACTGTGGGATCTGCGCAAGCTGAAAAACTTCAAGACATTGCAACTGGACAACAATTTTGAG GTGAAATCTCTCATATTTGATCAGAGTGGCACCTATCTGGCCCTAGGTGGCACCGATGTCCAGGTGTATATCTGTAAGCAGTGGACAGAGGTTCTCCATTTCACAG agCATAGCGGCCTGACGACAGGAGTGGCCTTTGGGCACCATGCTAAGTTTATTGCTTCAACAGGCATGGACAGAAGCCTGAAATTCTACAGCCTGTAG